Within the Microbacterium terricola genome, the region GTGCGATCTTCACATTTCCTCCTGTGCAAGGGTTAAGTGCCCAGCCTGTGGCAGCTCTGGACACGGACACGGCCACCCTAAGCAGACGGTGTGCACTGAGCAAAACGTCGGCGGAAACCGTTACATATCCTTTACTCCCCGTCACAAAGCTGTGCCATTCTGACAACGTGCCCGGCTCCATCGCGTCAGATCTGCCCACGGGACCGGTCCCAGCCCCCGTCCCGCTCTCCCGGCGGCGCCTGGCGTGGGAGGTCGGCATCGTCCTGGCCATCACGGTCGGCCAGTCGGCGGTCTACAGCATCCTGTCGTTCCTGCGCTCCGTGCTCCGGGCACTGGAGGAGAACCAGGGACTCGGTCAGCAGCAGACGCAGCTGAACCCGTCGCGCGACGACATCGCGTTCTGGGACGCGCTGTACCAGCTGCTGAGCATCTTCTTCTCGCTCGCGCTGGTGGCGATGGTCGTCTACCTGCTCTGGGAGCCTGGCGGCAACGCGCTGCGCAGGATCGGACTGGACTTCCGGCGGTTCGGCGGCGACCTCGGACGCGGGATGCTGCTGCTCGCCGTGATCGGCGTGCCGGGGCTCGCGCTCTACGCGGTGGGACGGATGCTCGACATCACGCTCCAGGTGAACGCCGCGCCGCTCGCGGCCGCGTGGTGGACCGTGCCGCTGCTCGTGCTCGCGGCCGTGCGGGCCGCGCTCGTGGAGGAGGTGATCT harbors:
- a CDS encoding CPBP family intramembrane glutamic endopeptidase produces the protein MPGSIASDLPTGPVPAPVPLSRRRLAWEVGIVLAITVGQSAVYSILSFLRSVLRALEENQGLGQQQTQLNPSRDDIAFWDALYQLLSIFFSLALVAMVVYLLWEPGGNALRRIGLDFRRFGGDLGRGMLLLAVIGVPGLALYAVGRMLDITLQVNAAPLAAAWWTVPLLVLAAVRAALVEEVIFLGYLFDRLRRFGWGDWTIILSTAGLRAAYHAYQGIGSIVGNFAMGVVFGWCYRRWGRVMPLVIAHTLLDVFAFVGYPLAVALWPDVFGPVPAPTITPGPSPTPSPTA